A single genomic interval of Vibrio maritimus harbors:
- a CDS encoding heavy metal-binding domain-containing protein has protein sequence MIVTTTQTVEGKRIVNYKGVIAGEAILGANVFKDMFAGLRDIVGGRSGTYERELQRAREIALKELEQKASDMGANAVVGVDLDYEVLGSGNGMLMVSASGTAVVVD, from the coding sequence ATGATAGTAACAACAACACAAACCGTTGAAGGAAAAAGAATTGTTAACTACAAAGGCGTGATTGCCGGCGAAGCAATACTGGGCGCTAACGTCTTTAAAGACATGTTTGCAGGACTACGTGACATCGTCGGGGGTCGCTCTGGTACTTATGAGCGTGAGCTACAAAGAGCGCGTGAGATTGCTTTGAAAGAACTCGAGCAAAAAGCCAGCGACATGGGCGCGAACGCAGTGGTTGGCGTGGATCTCGATTATGAAGTACTGGGTAGTGGGAATGGTATGTTGATGGTATCGGCGAGTGGTACCGCGGTGGTAGTCGACTAA
- a CDS encoding DEAD/DEAH box helicase yields MTDSTIQFSDLALNDAILSALDGMGFVSPTPIQAAAIPHLLEGKDALGKAQTGTGKTAAFSLPLLNKLDLGQRKPQAIVLAPTRELAIQVAAEVKNLGKNVAGLKVLEIYGGASIVDQMRALKSGAHIVVGTPGRVQDLINRDRLHLDEVHTFVLDEADEMLNMGFVDDVTEIMEHAPETAQRVLFSATMPPMLKKIVDRFLREPEYIDVAGKNHTVDKVEQQFWVVKGVEKDEAMSRLLETEETDASIVFVRTRQDTERLADWLSARGFKAAALHGDIPQSLRERTVDHIKQGVIDILVATDVVARGLDVPRITHVFNYDIPFDVESYIHRIGRTGRAGRKGKAILLVRTNQIRMLRTIERVTKSSMEEIQLPLRDKVAEARLVKLGEELAQETEHKSLDKFAELVEKLQETLEIDAATLAAILLKRQQGKRPLFYIGEDPMIAAIERDKQRRKERRENRDRDGGRDGGRNFNTQDWDTYQLQVGREQGVQVKDIVGALANELGLTKGSIGAIKLDRESTYVQLPKAMTSDVAGKLQKLRIRQKEAGAVVVDFNDFREPRGRRDGGRRDGGGYRGNRDGGGYRGNRDGNREGGRGRGRDGERRFDRNRGGDHRGSHRGERSFSRNRRDEA; encoded by the coding sequence ATGACAGATTCTACTATCCAGTTTAGCGATTTAGCGCTGAACGACGCAATCCTTTCTGCTCTTGACGGAATGGGTTTTGTTTCTCCAACGCCTATCCAAGCTGCAGCTATTCCTCACCTTCTAGAAGGTAAAGACGCGCTAGGTAAAGCACAAACTGGTACTGGTAAAACAGCTGCTTTCTCTCTTCCTCTACTTAACAAGCTAGACCTTGGTCAACGTAAGCCACAGGCTATCGTTCTTGCCCCAACTCGCGAACTAGCGATTCAGGTTGCTGCTGAAGTTAAGAACCTTGGTAAAAACGTTGCTGGTCTTAAAGTTCTAGAAATCTACGGTGGTGCATCTATCGTTGATCAAATGCGTGCACTTAAATCTGGTGCTCACATTGTTGTTGGTACTCCTGGCCGTGTTCAAGACCTTATCAACCGTGACCGTCTACACCTAGACGAAGTACACACGTTTGTTCTTGATGAAGCTGATGAAATGCTAAACATGGGCTTTGTTGACGACGTAACAGAGATCATGGAGCACGCTCCAGAAACAGCACAGCGCGTACTTTTCTCTGCAACTATGCCTCCAATGCTTAAGAAGATCGTTGACCGTTTCCTTCGTGAGCCTGAGTACATCGACGTTGCTGGTAAAAACCACACAGTTGACAAAGTAGAGCAGCAGTTCTGGGTTGTTAAAGGCGTCGAGAAAGACGAAGCAATGTCTCGTCTTCTTGAAACAGAAGAAACTGACGCGTCAATCGTATTCGTACGTACTCGTCAAGATACTGAGCGTCTTGCAGATTGGCTATCAGCACGCGGCTTCAAAGCAGCGGCACTGCACGGTGACATTCCTCAGTCTCTACGTGAGCGTACTGTTGATCACATCAAACAAGGTGTTATCGACATCCTAGTTGCGACTGACGTTGTTGCACGTGGTCTAGACGTTCCACGTATTACGCACGTATTCAACTACGACATCCCATTCGATGTTGAGTCTTACATCCACCGTATCGGCCGTACTGGTCGTGCTGGACGTAAAGGTAAAGCGATCCTTCTAGTTCGCACTAACCAAATCCGTATGCTTCGCACTATCGAGCGCGTAACTAAGTCTTCAATGGAAGAAATCCAACTTCCTCTACGTGACAAGGTTGCAGAAGCTCGCCTCGTTAAACTTGGTGAAGAACTAGCTCAAGAAACTGAGCACAAGTCACTAGACAAGTTTGCTGAGCTTGTTGAGAAGCTACAAGAAACTCTAGAGATTGACGCAGCAACACTTGCGGCAATCCTTCTTAAGCGCCAACAGGGTAAACGTCCACTGTTCTACATTGGTGAAGACCCAATGATCGCTGCTATCGAGCGTGACAAGCAGCGTCGCAAAGAGCGCCGTGAAAACCGCGATCGCGACGGTGGTCGTGACGGCGGTCGTAACTTCAACACTCAAGACTGGGATACGTACCAACTACAAGTTGGTCGCGAGCAGGGTGTTCAGGTTAAAGACATCGTTGGCGCACTAGCAAACGAACTAGGCCTAACTAAAGGTTCTATCGGTGCTATCAAGCTAGACCGTGAATCAACTTACGTTCAGCTTCCAAAAGCAATGACTTCAGACGTTGCTGGTAAGCTACAGAAACTACGTATCCGCCAAAAAGAAGCGGGTGCGGTAGTGGTTGATTTCAACGACTTCCGTGAGCCTCGTGGTCGTCGTGACGGCGGTCGTCGCGATGGTGGCGGCTACCGTGGTAATCGCGATGGCGGTGGCTACCGTGGCAACCGTGACGGTAACCGTGAGGGCGGTCGTGGCCGTGGTCGTGATGGCGAGCGTCGTTTTGATCGTAACCGTGGTGGCGATCACCGTGGTAGCCACCGTGGCGAGCGTTCATTCTCACGCAACCGTCGTGATGAAGCTTAA
- a CDS encoding acetate/propionate family kinase translates to MSNSFVLVINSGSSSLKFAVIDSQNGEAVLSGLGECFGLPESRMSWKFNGEKTEIAIEGDDSHHKIAISKLVGLTDELGLQENIVAVGHRIVHGGEKFTKTVRINEEVTAEIEKLADLAPLHNPAGAIGIRAAMEAFPSLPQFAVFDTAFHQTMPEKAFTGAISNELYKEYGIRRYGFHGTSHYFVSREAAKMLNKPVEESSFISVHLGNGASVCAISNGESVDTSMGFTPLAGLMMGTRSGDLDPGIIEFLMKKGWSQEKVFETLNKKSGFLGVSGLTSDARGILEAMEEGHEGAKLAFEVFTYRVAKYIGSYMIPLSSLDAVIFTGGIGENSLDIRREILSNLKLLGFVEDTKGNEDARFGNAGIIGKSELLDAVAMVIPTNEEFVIAQQSVELL, encoded by the coding sequence ATGTCTAATTCGTTTGTTCTCGTAATCAACTCTGGTAGCTCATCTTTGAAGTTTGCCGTGATTGATTCACAAAATGGTGAAGCAGTACTTTCTGGTCTTGGCGAGTGCTTTGGCCTTCCTGAGTCTCGTATGAGCTGGAAATTCAATGGTGAAAAAACTGAAATCGCTATCGAAGGCGATGACAGCCACCACAAAATTGCTATCAGCAAGCTAGTAGGTCTGACTGATGAACTAGGTCTGCAAGAGAACATCGTAGCTGTTGGTCACCGTATCGTTCACGGTGGTGAGAAATTCACTAAGACTGTACGCATTAACGAAGAAGTGACGGCGGAAATCGAAAAACTTGCGGATCTTGCTCCACTACATAACCCTGCAGGTGCTATCGGTATCCGAGCTGCGATGGAAGCGTTTCCTTCTCTTCCTCAGTTTGCTGTGTTCGACACTGCATTCCACCAAACTATGCCTGAGAAAGCATTCACTGGCGCAATCTCTAACGAGCTTTACAAAGAGTACGGTATCCGTCGTTACGGTTTCCACGGCACAAGCCACTACTTTGTAAGCCGTGAAGCGGCGAAAATGCTGAACAAACCGGTTGAAGAATCGAGCTTTATCTCTGTTCACCTAGGTAACGGCGCATCAGTATGTGCTATCAGCAACGGCGAAAGTGTTGATACGTCAATGGGCTTTACTCCGCTAGCTGGTCTTATGATGGGCACGCGCTCTGGTGACCTTGATCCAGGTATCATTGAGTTCTTGATGAAAAAAGGCTGGAGCCAAGAGAAAGTTTTCGAAACGCTTAACAAAAAATCTGGTTTCCTAGGTGTATCTGGTCTAACGTCAGACGCACGTGGCATCCTAGAAGCGATGGAAGAAGGTCATGAAGGCGCGAAACTAGCGTTCGAGGTATTCACATACCGCGTAGCTAAGTACATCGGTTCTTACATGATCCCACTATCTAGCCTAGATGCAGTAATCTTCACTGGCGGGATTGGTGAGAACTCTCTAGACATCCGTCGTGAAATCCTAAGCAACCTAAAACTACTAGGTTTCGTTGAAGATACGAAAGGCAACGAAGATGCACGCTTCGGTAACGCAGGCATCATCGGTAAATCTGAACTGCTAGACGCGGTTGCTATGGTTATCCCAACTAACGAAGAATTCGTTATCGCTCAACAATCTGTTGAACTGCTTTAA
- the pulA gene encoding pullulanase-type alpha-1,6-glucosidase gives MDNKKLNMTVVAKTLIPLLSAAVLAGCNSSSDSGTDAGGNTGNIEGLYQAGENEVVIYYKRDVAAQSGGTYDGWGLHLWNGEGCESTDLEAMSIAEGGTSWDSPYAHSGISDTYGAYYVLKVNPNASDPHECMNFILHKGDEKAFGGNNLKVELRNLDENKGIFGFHGSSKLYYAPIEERPVVIDGRSAHWIDADTIAWESAGSASKVALYHSKTGGIELDEDKNISGGEKLDLSIGGDLNDSQKERFRHLASLKAVTNNFTAAEVHDLLKGQIVLVAYNANDEIISATEVQSAGVLDSVYASEDAGDAMSEELGAIVEGSSATFKLWAPTAQSVSLEIYDNDKGLEETITMNENTDNGVWSSDPVSGAVGKFYRYKVTVYHPTTGKVEERLVTDPYSLSVSANSLYSHVVDLDDPDLAPQNWGAAFTSPTTKDIDHVLYESHIRDFSFSDTNGTTANNGKYLAFTESERESVKHLQALKDAGMTTLHVLPAFDIATVDEVNRVDITDTVGDLCEAKSDAAICATGNMGDTIESVLEGFDSSTGDAQALMNDLRMLDSFNWGYDPFHYTVPEGSYASDADGSARIKEFREMVQATHDMGLKFVMDVVYNHTNASGVNDKSVLDKIVPGYYHRLNINTGDVEMSTCCDNTATENLMMGKLMIDSLKVWANDYNVDGFRFDLMGHQPKDLMVEALAEVKKIDPDTIFYGEGWDFGEVANHARFEQATQIAMAGTGIGTFSDRLRDAVRGGSPFDGGEDTDGRRSLKYNQGFGNAAYMNDEVEDSAATTKAMLHNQDLVRLGMAGNLATYVLLDSQGETKLGKNVDYNGAPAGYTEQPSENISYVSKHDNQTLWDNNAYKIASGTSSAERARMQTVSLSTVMMGQGIPFIHMGSELLRSKSMQRDSYDSGDWYNRVRFDGTDNNWNVGLPREDKDGSNWNLIKEIIADSTAKPDADDIELSKQQFMELLTIRNDSELFRLATAAEVKNRVDFRNVGADQTQGLIVMTIDDGTSAGADLDSKYDAIVVVINSTATTQDFTIEDTAGFVLHDVQKASADDIVKTAEFADSTFTVPALTTAVFVLPQNGAQGAGLPVDMSNKDVSNLPPYGETDVYVRGSLTGDSWPAIDEFKMSFVGNGIYTLTVGLDAGNHEFKFADANWGDVNIPCDWADQASDSIDLGTEGNCKLSVETAGKYTFTLDASYMQNDTADKPVVSVVAAPDAPTWGDTALYLRGDVTDSGWAAIDSAKFTYVANDVYALEVALSAGNFDMKVADSGWSDATIFAPDAEGVSVEFGTPLTLGVGPATKNLGIAIPSAGDYRFEVNFADKSAPVLTVTQL, from the coding sequence GTGGACAATAAAAAACTAAACATGACAGTGGTTGCTAAAACCCTAATACCTCTGCTCTCAGCAGCTGTATTAGCAGGTTGTAACTCGAGTAGTGATTCTGGTACGGATGCTGGCGGAAACACGGGTAATATTGAAGGTCTATATCAGGCGGGTGAAAACGAAGTTGTAATCTACTACAAACGCGATGTAGCTGCGCAATCTGGCGGGACATATGATGGCTGGGGCTTGCACCTTTGGAATGGCGAAGGGTGTGAGAGTACAGATTTAGAAGCGATGAGCATCGCAGAGGGTGGCACATCATGGGATAGCCCATACGCTCACTCTGGTATCAGTGATACTTATGGTGCTTATTACGTACTTAAAGTTAACCCAAATGCGTCAGACCCTCATGAGTGTATGAACTTCATTTTGCATAAAGGTGACGAGAAAGCGTTTGGTGGCAACAACCTTAAAGTTGAACTTCGCAACTTAGATGAAAACAAAGGTATCTTCGGCTTCCATGGCAGCAGCAAACTTTACTACGCACCTATTGAAGAGCGCCCGGTAGTGATTGATGGCCGTTCTGCACACTGGATTGATGCAGATACTATTGCTTGGGAATCAGCAGGTTCAGCGAGCAAAGTGGCACTTTACCACAGCAAGACGGGTGGTATTGAGCTTGATGAAGACAAAAACATCTCTGGTGGTGAAAAGCTTGATCTATCCATTGGTGGCGATCTAAATGATTCGCAGAAAGAGCGCTTCAGACACCTAGCAAGCCTAAAAGCTGTAACGAATAACTTTACCGCGGCTGAGGTTCACGACCTTCTCAAAGGACAAATTGTTCTTGTTGCATATAACGCTAATGACGAAATCATCTCTGCAACTGAAGTTCAGTCAGCGGGCGTACTAGACTCTGTCTACGCTTCAGAAGATGCAGGTGACGCAATGTCTGAAGAGCTGGGTGCGATCGTTGAAGGTAGCTCGGCAACCTTCAAACTTTGGGCGCCAACGGCTCAGTCTGTGTCTCTTGAAATCTATGATAACGATAAAGGTCTAGAAGAAACGATTACTATGAATGAAAACACCGACAATGGTGTTTGGTCTAGTGATCCTGTTTCTGGCGCAGTTGGTAAGTTCTACCGCTATAAAGTGACGGTTTATCATCCAACAACGGGTAAGGTTGAAGAGCGTCTAGTGACTGACCCGTACTCTTTGAGCGTATCTGCAAACTCTCTCTATTCTCATGTTGTTGATCTTGATGATCCTGATCTAGCTCCTCAAAACTGGGGCGCTGCCTTTACTAGTCCAACAACGAAAGATATTGACCACGTACTTTACGAGTCACACATTCGTGACTTCAGCTTTAGCGACACTAACGGTACTACTGCAAACAACGGCAAGTACCTTGCATTTACTGAGTCAGAGCGTGAGTCAGTAAAACACCTACAAGCGCTAAAAGACGCAGGTATGACAACTCTGCACGTGCTGCCAGCATTTGATATTGCAACTGTCGATGAAGTGAACCGCGTAGATATCACAGATACTGTTGGTGACTTGTGTGAAGCTAAGTCAGACGCTGCTATTTGTGCGACGGGTAACATGGGTGACACCATTGAATCCGTGCTTGAAGGCTTTGATAGCTCAACTGGTGATGCCCAGGCGTTGATGAATGACCTTCGTATGCTGGATAGCTTCAACTGGGGTTATGACCCGTTCCACTACACGGTGCCTGAAGGTAGCTATGCAAGTGACGCTGACGGCTCTGCACGTATCAAAGAATTCCGTGAAATGGTTCAAGCAACTCATGACATGGGACTCAAGTTCGTTATGGACGTGGTGTACAACCACACTAATGCATCGGGCGTGAATGATAAGTCAGTACTAGATAAAATTGTCCCAGGATACTACCACCGTCTAAACATCAACACGGGTGACGTAGAAATGTCTACGTGCTGTGATAACACAGCAACTGAAAACCTAATGATGGGTAAACTTATGATCGACTCACTAAAAGTGTGGGCGAACGATTATAACGTAGACGGTTTCCGCTTTGACTTGATGGGTCACCAACCTAAAGACCTAATGGTAGAAGCGCTAGCAGAAGTTAAGAAGATTGACCCGGATACTATCTTCTACGGCGAAGGTTGGGACTTCGGTGAAGTTGCAAACCATGCTCGTTTTGAGCAAGCAACCCAGATCGCAATGGCTGGTACAGGTATCGGTACCTTCTCGGATCGTCTACGTGACGCTGTTCGTGGCGGTAGTCCGTTCGACGGTGGCGAAGACACAGATGGTCGCCGTTCACTTAAGTACAACCAAGGCTTTGGTAACGCTGCTTACATGAACGATGAGGTTGAAGACTCTGCTGCAACAACTAAGGCGATGCTTCATAACCAAGACCTAGTTCGTCTGGGTATGGCAGGTAACCTAGCGACTTATGTACTGCTTGATTCACAGGGTGAGACTAAGCTAGGTAAGAACGTAGACTACAATGGTGCACCTGCTGGTTACACAGAGCAACCTTCAGAGAACATCTCTTACGTTTCTAAGCACGATAACCAAACGCTTTGGGATAACAATGCCTATAAGATTGCGTCAGGTACATCGTCTGCAGAGCGTGCGCGCATGCAAACAGTCTCTCTGTCTACTGTGATGATGGGCCAAGGTATTCCGTTCATCCACATGGGCTCTGAGCTACTTCGTTCTAAGTCAATGCAACGTGACTCTTACGATTCGGGTGACTGGTATAACCGCGTTCGTTTCGACGGTACAGACAACAACTGGAACGTTGGTCTACCTCGTGAAGACAAAGACGGTTCAAACTGGAACTTGATCAAAGAGATCATCGCAGATTCGACGGCTAAGCCAGATGCAGACGATATCGAACTGTCTAAACAGCAGTTCATGGAGCTACTTACTATCCGTAACGACAGCGAGCTGTTCCGCCTTGCGACCGCAGCTGAAGTTAAGAATCGCGTAGACTTCCGTAACGTTGGCGCAGACCAAACTCAAGGTCTGATTGTGATGACGATTGATGATGGTACAAGCGCTGGTGCTGATTTAGATAGCAAGTACGATGCGATTGTGGTTGTGATTAACTCAACGGCTACAACTCAAGACTTCACTATCGAAGATACTGCAGGGTTTGTTCTGCACGATGTTCAGAAAGCTTCTGCTGATGATATCGTGAAGACGGCAGAGTTTGCGGATAGCACGTTCACTGTTCCAGCACTAACGACAGCAGTATTTGTTCTGCCTCAAAACGGCGCACAAGGTGCTGGTCTACCGGTAGACATGTCGAATAAAGATGTATCAAACTTGCCTCCTTATGGCGAGACTGATGTGTATGTTCGTGGTAGCTTAACGGGTGATAGCTGGCCTGCGATTGACGAGTTCAAGATGAGCTTCGTTGGTAACGGCATCTATACGTTGACTGTTGGTTTAGATGCGGGCAATCATGAGTTCAAGTTTGCAGATGCAAACTGGGGTGATGTAAATATCCCTTGTGACTGGGCTGACCAAGCAAGCGACTCTATCGACCTTGGTACAGAAGGTAACTGTAAGCTATCTGTTGAAACAGCAGGCAAGTACACGTTCACTCTTGATGCGTCTTACATGCAAAACGATACAGCAGATAAACCAGTAGTTTCCGTTGTTGCGGCACCAGATGCGCCAACTTGGGGTGATACAGCACTATACCTACGTGGCGATGTCACTGATTCTGGTTGGGCTGCGATTGATTCTGCTAAGTTCACCTACGTAGCTAACGATGTGTACGCACTTGAAGTCGCGTTAAGCGCGGGTAACTTTGACATGAAAGTAGCAGACTCTGGTTGGTCAGATGCAACTATCTTTGCTCCGGATGCAGAAGGTGTTTCAGTTGAGTTCGGTACGCCACTAACACTGGGCGTTGGTCCAGCAACTAAGAACTTAGGCATTGCAATCCCGAGCGCAGGTGATTACCGCTTCGAGGTTAACTTTGCTGACAAGAGCGCACCAGTGCTTACCGTTACACAGCTATAA
- a CDS encoding putative quinol monooxygenase, protein MSTVILKGYIEVPTEELNVVTNALVEHARLTEAEPGCLVFKVSKHSTISNRFDVYEEFEDQKAFEHHQQRVLSSEWGQLTVNVRRFYDVVIRE, encoded by the coding sequence ATGTCTACAGTCATATTAAAGGGTTATATAGAAGTTCCGACAGAAGAGCTAAATGTGGTAACAAATGCATTGGTTGAGCACGCAAGGCTAACCGAGGCAGAGCCGGGTTGTTTAGTCTTCAAGGTATCTAAGCATTCGACTATTTCAAATAGGTTTGATGTCTATGAAGAGTTCGAAGATCAAAAGGCATTCGAACATCATCAGCAGAGGGTTCTTTCTTCGGAGTGGGGCCAGCTAACGGTAAATGTAAGACGCTTCTATGACGTAGTGATTCGCGAATAA
- the rnb gene encoding exoribonuclease II — translation MFQDNPLLAQLKQQIQENLPKKEGTIKATEKGFGFLEVDAKNSFFIPPPYMKKCMHGDKVVAIIRTEKEREVAEPQELVEQGVTRFIGRVKLFKGKLNVTPDHPQLKKLTLKAKTIKGLKSDELKEGDWVVAQLIRHPLKGDNGFFVEITEKITDADDKIAPWWVTLAQNDLPNTEPEGLDTWEIKDDAALERIDLTDMPFVTIDGESTKDMDDALYAKKREDGQFELTIAIADPTAYITPEDNMDKVARERGFTIYLPGRNIPMLPRDLADDLCSLIENEVRPAICCQVTVDADGVIADDIKFFAANIKSHARLAYDHVSDWLETGSCEKWQPTEEIAKVVTDLSEFAKARANWRETHAVVFPDRPDYRFELSEDNDVVAIHADMRRTANRLVEESMITANICAGRAISKAFGYGVFNTHLGFKADKLKDVVELVNQDKEEATYTAESLSTLEGFAALRRDLGALESSYLDNRIRKYQAYSEISNQPDAHFAMGLDVYATWTSPIRKYGDMVNHRLLKALILGNEPIQKPDDALGEELAIHRKHHKIAERTVGDWLYARTLENEPKAGTEFTAEIFDINRAGMRARLLENGAGVFIPNPLIVANKERIESNNETGTVSIDKEVVYRLGDTLKVVLSDVNQETRSLVAKPVEVFAELPAEVETATETEEEK, via the coding sequence ATGTTTCAAGACAATCCGTTACTCGCTCAACTTAAGCAGCAAATTCAAGAAAACCTTCCTAAAAAAGAAGGGACCATCAAAGCGACTGAGAAAGGTTTTGGCTTCCTAGAAGTGGACGCTAAAAACAGTTTCTTTATTCCGCCTCCGTACATGAAGAAGTGTATGCATGGCGATAAAGTTGTCGCGATCATTCGTACGGAAAAAGAGCGTGAAGTAGCAGAACCTCAAGAGCTTGTAGAGCAAGGCGTAACCCGCTTTATTGGTCGCGTTAAGTTGTTTAAAGGCAAACTGAACGTTACACCCGATCATCCGCAACTAAAGAAGCTGACGTTGAAAGCTAAGACCATCAAAGGTCTTAAGTCAGATGAGCTAAAAGAAGGTGACTGGGTTGTTGCTCAGCTTATTCGACACCCTCTTAAAGGCGACAATGGTTTCTTTGTTGAAATCACTGAGAAGATCACTGATGCTGATGACAAGATTGCTCCTTGGTGGGTAACCTTGGCGCAAAACGATTTGCCAAACACTGAGCCAGAAGGTCTTGATACTTGGGAAATTAAAGATGACGCAGCACTAGAGCGCATTGACCTAACTGACATGCCTTTCGTCACTATCGATGGTGAATCCACCAAAGATATGGACGATGCACTGTATGCGAAAAAGAGAGAAGATGGCCAGTTCGAACTTACGATTGCTATCGCTGACCCAACTGCATACATCACTCCAGAAGATAATATGGATAAAGTAGCGCGCGAGCGTGGCTTTACTATCTACCTACCTGGTCGAAACATTCCGATGCTACCTCGCGACCTTGCTGATGACCTTTGCTCTCTCATTGAGAATGAAGTACGCCCAGCAATCTGCTGCCAAGTGACCGTTGATGCCGATGGTGTTATTGCAGATGACATCAAATTCTTCGCTGCCAACATCAAGTCACATGCTCGTTTAGCGTACGACCATGTGTCGGATTGGCTTGAAACAGGCAGTTGTGAAAAATGGCAACCGACAGAAGAGATCGCTAAAGTTGTGACTGACCTGAGCGAGTTTGCCAAAGCACGAGCCAATTGGCGTGAAACTCACGCAGTTGTATTCCCAGATCGTCCAGACTATCGTTTTGAACTAAGTGAAGACAACGACGTCGTCGCTATTCACGCGGATATGCGCCGTACAGCTAACCGCCTAGTGGAAGAGTCGATGATCACGGCTAATATCTGTGCGGGTCGTGCAATTAGCAAAGCATTTGGTTACGGCGTGTTCAACACCCACCTAGGCTTTAAAGCTGACAAATTAAAAGACGTGGTAGAACTTGTAAACCAAGATAAGGAAGAAGCGACGTATACCGCTGAATCTCTATCGACACTCGAAGGCTTTGCAGCGCTTCGTCGCGACCTTGGTGCGCTTGAGTCAAGCTACTTAGACAACCGTATTCGCAAGTACCAAGCCTACAGCGAAATCAGCAACCAGCCTGATGCGCACTTCGCGATGGGACTGGATGTTTACGCGACTTGGACCTCTCCGATTCGTAAATACGGCGACATGGTTAACCACCGTCTTCTCAAAGCATTGATCCTTGGTAATGAACCAATTCAGAAGCCAGATGATGCGCTAGGCGAAGAGCTCGCTATTCACCGTAAGCACCACAAGATCGCTGAAAGAACCGTCGGTGATTGGCTGTACGCTCGTACTCTTGAAAACGAACCAAAAGCTGGAACAGAGTTCACTGCTGAGATCTTCGACATCAACCGTGCAGGCATGCGTGCTCGTCTTCTAGAAAATGGCGCTGGTGTGTTCATCCCTAACCCGCTAATCGTTGCCAACAAAGAGCGTATCGAAAGCAACAACGAAACAGGCACAGTGTCGATCGATAAAGAAGTGGTTTATCGCTTAGGCGACACGCTGAAAGTCGTACTTTCAGATGTAAACCAAGAGACGCGTAGCCTAGTTGCTAAACCTGTTGAGGTATTTGCTGAGTTACCTGCTGAGGTAGAGACGGCGACAGAGACCGAAGAAGAGAAGTAA
- a CDS encoding DUF3024 domain-containing protein gives MTLIQMSQCRLERCAEIVCSNRNRSMPVELGKSLFEMLEQGVVFSKAHYLLDSTSSSYTSAVAKVELDPNDQNWLVFVPDEEDGETWIPYPFLGKSSDLTAVMREIEKDPKAYFW, from the coding sequence ATGACGCTTATTCAAATGTCACAGTGCCGTTTAGAGCGGTGTGCGGAGATTGTTTGCAGTAACCGTAATCGCAGTATGCCCGTTGAACTCGGAAAGTCTCTATTTGAAATGCTAGAGCAGGGCGTAGTATTTTCTAAAGCACACTATCTGCTTGATTCTACTTCTTCGAGTTACACCAGTGCAGTAGCCAAGGTCGAACTGGATCCAAATGATCAGAATTGGTTGGTGTTTGTTCCCGATGAAGAAGACGGCGAAACTTGGATACCTTATCCGTTTCTTGGCAAAAGTTCAGATCTCACCGCCGTTATGCGAGAAATCGAAAAAGACCCGAAGGCGTACTTCTGGTAA
- a CDS encoding phosphate ABC transporter substrate-binding protein, whose protein sequence is MLRIALATLLSITSIAHVQAEEVNVSGSTSVARVMDVLAEQYNNQNSNTFVAVQGVGSTAGITLLEKGATDIGMSSRYLTVQENNESLEVFPIAYDGLAVVVNLANPVQNVTREQLFNIYKGKISNWKQLGGPDQKIAVVTREASSGTRASFENLLGLTRVINDRTVSDINPTNLVVNSNSMVKTIVNHNPHAIGFISEGSVDRSVKAIQFEGIDASTKNISEGKYKLARPFLLLHKKDDIDDDADKFIKYVLSAEGQMLIEEYGYTPVKK, encoded by the coding sequence ATGCTTCGCATCGCGCTAGCCACCCTACTCTCTATTACCAGCATTGCCCATGTTCAGGCAGAAGAAGTGAACGTTTCAGGTTCAACCTCTGTTGCGCGAGTAATGGATGTTTTAGCAGAACAATACAACAACCAAAACTCAAACACATTCGTTGCAGTGCAAGGCGTGGGTTCAACCGCAGGCATCACTCTTTTGGAAAAAGGCGCGACCGACATTGGTATGAGCAGCCGTTATCTCACAGTTCAAGAAAATAATGAGTCTCTAGAAGTCTTTCCAATCGCCTACGACGGTCTTGCGGTTGTCGTTAACCTTGCAAACCCAGTTCAAAACGTAACTCGAGAGCAGCTGTTCAATATCTATAAAGGTAAGATCTCCAACTGGAAGCAACTTGGTGGTCCAGATCAAAAGATCGCAGTAGTAACTCGTGAAGCCTCATCAGGTACTCGCGCAAGCTTTGAAAACCTTCTCGGTCTAACTCGCGTCATTAACGACAGAACCGTTTCAGATATCAACCCAACCAACTTGGTCGTTAATAGCAACAGCATGGTAAAAACCATTGTGAACCACAACCCACACGCGATTGGTTTTATCTCTGAAGGCTCAGTAGACCGCTCAGTTAAAGCGATTCAGTTCGAAGGCATTGACGCTTCAACCAAAAATATCTCGGAAGGTAAATACAAACTGGCTCGCCCATTCTTGTTGCTGCACAAGAAAGACGATATCGATGACGATGCAGACAAGTTCATCAAATATGTTCTTTCAGCCGAAGGGCAGATGTTGATCGAAGAGTACGGTTACACCCCAGTTAAGAAATAA